Proteins encoded by one window of Ictidomys tridecemlineatus isolate mIctTri1 chromosome 7, mIctTri1.hap1, whole genome shotgun sequence:
- the Pmp2 gene encoding myelin P2 protein, whose amino-acid sequence MSNKFLGTWKLVSSEHFDDYMKALGVGLATRKLGNLAKPSVIISKKGDYITIRTESAFKNTEITFKLGQEFEETTADNRKTKSIVTLERGSLNQVQKWDGKETIIKRKVVDGKLVMECMMKGVVCTRIYEKV is encoded by the exons ATGAGCAACAAATTCTTGGGCACCTGGAAACTTGTCTCCAGTGAGCACTTTGATGATTACATGAAGGCTCTAG GTGTGGGGTTAGCCACCAGGAAACTGGGAAATCTGGCCAAACCCAGTGTGATCATCAGCAAGAAAGGGGACTATATTACTATACGAACTGAAAGTGCTTTTAAAAACACAGAGATCACCTTCAAGCTGGGCCAGGAATTTGAAGAAACCACAGCTGACAATAGGAAAACCAAG AGCATTGTAACCCTGGAGAGAGGCTCACTGAATCAAGTACAGAAATGGGATGGCAAAGAGACCATCATAAAGAGAAAGGTGGTGGATGGAAAACTGGTAATG gaATGTATGATGAAGGGCGTGGTGTGCACCAGAATTTACGAGAAGGTCTGA